The Candidatus Effluviviaceae Genus I sp. sequence CGGCGTTGTCTGTGGCTCGGCGTACTGCGGCAGCGTGAAGAAGCTCATCTTCACGGTGATGAACTACATGCTGCCCGCGGAGGGCATCCTCCCCATCCACTGCAGCGCGAACGAGGGGCCGAAGGGCGACTGCGCGCTTCTCCTGGGGCTCTCGGGCACGGGGAAGACCACGCTCTCCGCGGACCCGTCGCGGGCGCTTCTTGGCGACGACGAGCACGGGTGGAGCGACAACGGCATCGCCAACTTCGAGTTCGGGTGCTACGCGAAGCTCATCAACCTGAACCCGGACAAGGAGCCCGAGATCTACCGCGCGTGCTTCCACGAGGCCCCGGTCGAGAGACACGGTGCGATCATTGAGAACGCCATGATGTACCCGGACGGGAGATTCGACCTCCACGACGAGCGGCTGACGCCGAACTCGAGGGGGTCGTACCCGCTGTCGTATCTCACGAACACGAAGGCCTCGAGCACGTCGTCGCACCCGAGGACGATCCTCTTCCTCACGGCCGACGCGAACGGCGTGCTGCCCCCGATCGCGCGGTTGTCGCGCGAGCAGGCGATGCTCTGGTTCCTCATGGGCTACACGAGCAAGCTCGCCGGGACCGAGACGGGCATCGTGGACCCCGTGAGCACGTTCTCGCGGTTCTTCGGATCGCCGTTCATGCCGAGGAACCCCGACGTGTACGCCACCATGCTCGGCCAGCGGATGGACAGGCACGGAGCGACGGTCTATCTCGTGAACACCGGGTGGACCGGCGGGCCGTTCGGGGTCGGGAAGCGGTTCGACATCAACCTCACGCGGCGGATGGTGAGCGCGGCGCTCTCCGGTGAGCTTGCGTCGGCGGAGTACGAGTGCGACCCGTTCTTCAAGGTGGGCGTGCCGACGTCGTGCCCGGGCATCGAGGGTCCATCGGTGTTGCGCCCGTCGAACACCTGGGCGGACCCGAAGGCGTACGAGGAACGTGCGAGGAAGCTCGCGGGCGAGTTCGCG is a genomic window containing:
- a CDS encoding phosphoenolpyruvate carboxykinase (ATP), encoding MSLERRLTELLRAHGGVRRNMPRERMIREAVANREAIPAACGALATWTPPESTGRSPKDTYMVRRPESEATIDWTSANNIPMEPSTFDMLVDDALAALADADRVYVTERVVGADPAYALPVHVVGDFALTALFVDNMFRPWSEEIVARSAFRDRHFTLLVLPYRKLDPARYEGRLRVDPRLGHTSTLAVAMDFDRRIGVVCGSAYCGSVKKLIFTVMNYMLPAEGILPIHCSANEGPKGDCALLLGLSGTGKTTLSADPSRALLGDDEHGWSDNGIANFEFGCYAKLINLNPDKEPEIYRACFHEAPVERHGAIIENAMMYPDGRFDLHDERLTPNSRGSYPLSYLTNTKASSTSSHPRTILFLTADANGVLPPIARLSREQAMLWFLMGYTSKLAGTETGIVDPVSTFSRFFGSPFMPRNPDVYATMLGQRMDRHGATVYLVNTGWTGGPFGVGKRFDINLTRRMVSAALSGELASAEYECDPFFKVGVPTSCPGIEGPSVLRPSNTWADPKAYEERARKLAGEFAGSYTKAYGDKGIDAAVAAECPGR